A genome region from Microbacterium profundi includes the following:
- the tadA gene encoding tRNA adenosine(34) deaminase TadA, with amino-acid sequence MRETDGDGMRRALALAAQAAAAGEVPVGAVVLDESGRIIAEGRNTREQTHDPTGHAEIVALRQAAASVGSWNLEGRTLVVTLEPCVMCAGAILQSRIGRVVFGAWDDKAGAAGSMYDVLRDRRLPYRAEVVGGVAEDAATALLRDFFEQRR; translated from the coding sequence ATGCGAGAGACCGACGGCGACGGGATGCGGCGCGCACTCGCGCTCGCCGCACAGGCCGCTGCCGCCGGTGAGGTTCCCGTCGGCGCGGTCGTGCTCGATGAGTCCGGCCGCATCATCGCCGAGGGGCGCAACACGCGCGAGCAGACCCACGATCCCACCGGACATGCCGAGATCGTCGCGCTGCGGCAGGCCGCAGCATCCGTCGGCTCGTGGAATCTCGAAGGGCGCACGCTCGTCGTCACCCTCGAGCCGTGCGTGATGTGCGCCGGGGCGATCCTGCAGTCGCGGATCGGGCGCGTCGTGTTCGGCGCATGGGACGACAAGGCGGGAGCCGCCGGATCGATGTACGACGTTCTGCGCGATCGCCGGTTGCCGTACCGCGCCGAGGTCGTCGGCGGGGTGGCGGAGGACGCTGCGACCGCACTGCTGCGCGACTTCTTCGAACAGCGCCGCTGA
- a CDS encoding cation diffusion facilitator family transporter: MSASGGSKAIVAAFLANLGIAIAKFIAWALSGSASMLAEAIHSVADSGNQLLLMLGARKAKHSADREHPFGYGRERYVYAFVVSIILFSVGGLFAIYEGVDKLTHPYALDPVWWWLPLVVLVIAIGLESFSLRTAVKESNLVREEGQSWVSFVRRAKAPELPVVLLEDIGALTGLTFALLGVGLTIITGNSVFDALGTLAIGVLLVLIAVVLGIETKSLLVGEGANQADLDLIMDAIVGGPDVEKLIHLKTLYLGPDEMLVAAKIALTSDKSVREAAADIDEIEKRIRDAVPVARAIYIEPDVYRPAIDPTPPTDVFVLKSSD, encoded by the coding sequence ATGAGTGCATCCGGTGGCAGCAAGGCGATCGTCGCGGCGTTCCTGGCGAACCTGGGGATCGCGATCGCGAAGTTCATCGCGTGGGCCCTGTCCGGGTCCGCGTCCATGCTCGCGGAGGCCATCCACTCGGTCGCGGATTCCGGAAACCAGCTGCTTCTGATGCTCGGCGCACGCAAGGCCAAGCACTCCGCCGATCGCGAGCATCCGTTCGGCTACGGACGCGAACGCTACGTGTACGCATTCGTCGTGTCCATCATCCTGTTCTCGGTCGGCGGCCTGTTCGCGATCTACGAGGGCGTCGACAAGCTGACCCATCCGTACGCGCTCGACCCCGTCTGGTGGTGGCTGCCGCTCGTCGTGCTCGTGATCGCGATCGGCCTCGAGTCGTTCTCGCTGCGCACCGCCGTCAAAGAGAGCAACCTCGTGCGTGAGGAGGGCCAGTCGTGGGTGTCGTTCGTGCGGCGCGCGAAAGCGCCGGAACTGCCCGTCGTGCTGCTGGAGGACATCGGCGCTCTGACCGGACTCACGTTCGCCCTGCTCGGCGTCGGCCTGACGATCATCACCGGCAACAGCGTCTTCGATGCGCTCGGCACACTCGCGATCGGCGTGCTGCTCGTGCTCATCGCCGTGGTCCTCGGCATCGAGACCAAGAGCCTTCTGGTCGGCGAGGGCGCGAACCAGGCCGACCTCGACCTGATCATGGATGCCATCGTCGGCGGCCCCGACGTCGAGAAGCTCATCCACCTGAAGACTCTCTACCTCGGCCCCGACGAGATGCTCGTCGCGGCGAAGATCGCGCTCACCTCGGACAAGAGCGTGCGCGAGGCTGCCGCCGACATCGACGAGATCGAGAAGCGGATCCGGGATGCCGTTCCCGTCGCGCGCGCGATCTACATCGAGCCCGACGTCTACCGTCCGGCGATCGACCCCACCCCGCCGACGGATGTGTTCGTGCTGAAGTCTTCCGACTGA